TTCTTAATTCTTGATTGAGTAAGGCTTTTTTACTATTGATATAAGCGTCCGTGGCTTTATCGCCTAAATCGCTATGCACCATGTAAGCAAAATCTAAAGCAATCGCTCCCACCGGTAAGGTGTAAGTGTCCCCATGGGGCGAAAAAACGACAATGTCTTCACGATACAAATCGTTCTTAGCGAGTTCGTAAAATTCCTTAGGGTCGTTTTTCAAATCGCTGTCATGGTATTTAAAATTTTGCAACCATCTCATGCCCTCATGATGATCTTCATTATCCACGCCCCCAGCTTTATACTTCCAGTGGGCTGAATTACCATACTCCGCCCCCATATGCATATCAAAGGTGCGAATCTGCACTTCATAAACAGAAGATTCATCAAAAATGGTCGTGTGTATCGTCTTATAGCCATTTTCTTTGGGCAAAGCGATGTAATCTTTAAAACGAGAAACAATGGGTTTGAAATTTAAATGGATGATCCCTAAAACCTTATAGCAATCAATCGGGTTTTTCAATAAAATCCTGATGGCTAACAAGTCCAAAATTTCATCAATATTAACCGCACCTTTTCGTTGCATCTTAAGATAGATAGAATAAGGGCGCTTCACCCTTGTAACGAGTTTAAAATCCGAATGGCTAAACCCGCTATCAAAAAGTTTTTTTTCTAACTTGCTTGCAAAAGCGTTGAGTTTTAAGAGTAAAGACTGCTTGTTTTTGTGCAAATATTCCTTGATATTTTTATACTCTTCTGGATAAATATAATAAAAGCTCTTATCTTCTAATTCATTTTTGATTGAAGACATGCCCAATCGGCTCGCTATGGGGGCATACACCGCTAGAGTTTCTTTAGAAATACGCACTTGCTTGTCATGAGGCAAGGCGTCTAAGGTGAGCATGTTGTGCAACCTGTCGCTAATCTTTACCACTAAGGCTCTTGGATCTTGTATCGCGCTAATTAGGATCTTTCTAAAAGTGAGCGCTGAAACCACCATTCTGGGATCTTGAGCGCTCACTCCTAACTCTTCTTTCCTGATTTCAGTGATTTTGGTGAGCGCATCCACTAAATTAGCCACATCTTGCCCAAATTCTTGCTCAATGGTTTCAATTTTACAGGGCGTGTCTTCTACCACATCATGCAAAAGCGCCGCACACACCATCGCCTCATCGCCCCCACAAAACGCTACCAAGCTTGCCACACAAATAGGATGGACAATATAAGGTTCTCCGCTTTTTCTGTATTGCCCCTTATGGCTTTTGGTCGCTAAATTTAGGGCGTTTTCAATTTTGGGCGTGAAATCAATTAAAGTCCTTAAGATTTCAATGCCGCCCTTTGGGGTCGTAACTTTTTTAATAACATCAAGAATCCGTAAGAATCCGATATCAACGGATTTATCAATTTCGTTCATCTATCCTGTCTATATCAATTTTCCCTTCAGCGATTTCTCTAATGGCAATATCCACTAATTTATGACGCTTAGGGTCCATATTCACTAAAGTTTTGGCTCCGGCGTTTAATTGCTTCACACGAGCGAAAACTAAATTATCTAGCATGTAGCGGTCGTTCCCAATATTTTTTAAGGCTTGAGCGACTAAACTCTCCGTTCTCTCTTTTTTCAAACTGATCCTTTTATTTTAGAGTTCTATCAAATTTTAAAGGGCTTATTTTACCATAGAAAATACGCCTTGTTGGTGCTTGATCACTTGCAATAAATTCCCTTTTTTGAACATGTTACACACCACAATAGGGAGCTTATTGTCTTTAGCTAAAGAAATAGCGGTATCATCCATCACTTCAATATCCCCTATCAAGGCATCGTTATAGCTTAAGGTGTCTAATTTTTTAGCGTCTTTAAACTTGTTAGGGTCTTTATCGTAAATGCCATCCACTTTAGTCGCTTTAATGATTAAATCCGATCCGATTTCAATCGCTCTTAAAGTGGCAGCCGTATCCGTAGTGAAAAACGGGTTTCCCGTGCCTGCGCCAAAAATCACCACCCTACCCTTTTCTAAATGCCTGATCGCTTTTCTGTAAATGTAACTTTCACAAATCTCTTTGATTTCAATCGCGCTTTGCACTCTTGTGTCTAAGCCGATATGCTCTAAAGCTTCTTGCATGGCTACTGCATTAATCACGGTGGCTAACATGCCCATATAATCCCCACTGGTGCGCCTGATAATCCCCCCTTGAGCCGCACTAACCCCCCTAATGATATTGCCTCCACCAATCACAATACCCACTTCAATAGCGTTTTCCACTAAGCTTTTGATCTCTTTAGCGATGTGATCTAACACATGAATGTCAATCCCAAACTGGTTATCCCCAGCTAACGCTTCCCCAGAAAATTTCACCAAAACCCGTTTGTTTTTTATTTTTGCTTGCATGATCCCTTCTTAATCAGTTAATAAAACTTTAATAAAACTTATGATTGTAACCTAATCTTGCTTAAAAACACCCTTTCTGAATTTTTAAGCCTCTGTTCTTGGCGGATAACTAAAAGCGCTTGGGTTTTTGAATGCGTTTGAATAACAATTCACGATAGAACGCTTTAAGGCCTGATTGTTCTTTTTTGCCTAAAGTGTAGTAAATTTTTTGCAAGTAGTTCAGGATGTCTTGGCGTTTTAAGTTGGTTTTTAGAGCGGCTTCTTTAAGGATGTAGTAAGGGATTTTTGTTTTTTTATGTTTGAAAGCTAAAGACAAGCGCTTGTAAAAATCCTTGTTTTGGTAATAACACAAACGCCCAAAAACAAACGGCAAGCGTTTTTTTTCATACCAAAGAGCGGCTAAATCTATAAAGTCTTTTTTAGGGTTAGAATAGTAAAACTGCAGCGCTTTATTGCCAATTAACACTTCGCCCTTTAACCCTAGCGCTTGAGAGAGGGCGTTTGAAGAGGCGCTTTCTTTATCAAAAGCGTTTTTTTTTGTATCCACAACCAGCACGCTTAAAACTTCCTTATAAGCGACAATGCCTAGAGAATGGGGATGGAGAGCGAATGAATAGCCAGCGATAGAAGAAATAAACCCCGCATCAATACGCCTGAACAAAAAACTCTCATTGAGTTTGGAAGGGTAGGTTTTTTTAAGCCGTAAAAATTGTTTGAAATAACAAGGGGTGGGGTAGGATTTAATAAACACGTCAAAAGGGAGCATGTTTAAATAATCAATTTTACCAAAACGCACTTAAAATCCTTTTTTGTATCGCATGGTAGCTAAAGTTTCTTACAACTTAACTAAAAGTAAAAAGAGTTTTGTTATCATGGGGCAAATGATTAGGGCATTAGCAAATAATGCTATTTAAAAAAGGAGAAATGATGAAAGATTTTTTAGAAGATTATAAAAAAAGCGTTTTAGAAAGAGAAAGCGAGGGTATCCCGCCGCTCCCTTTAAACGCTAAACAAGTGGAGGCTGTCGTTGAGATTTTGATGAAAGATCCTACAAACGCCGCTTTCGCTAAAGAATTACTCATTCACAGAGTGAGCCCTGGGGTTGATGAGGGGGCGAAAGTGAAAGCGGAATTTTTAGCCAAATTGTCTCAAAAAGAACTAGAATGCGCCCATATTAGCGCTTTAGAGGCGACCACTCTTTTAGGCACGATGCTTGGGGGGTATAATGTAGAGCCTCTGATTATAGGCTTAGAAAGTCAAGACAAGAACATCGCCAAAGAGAGCGCGAAAGCTTTAAAAACCACTCTTTTAGTCTATGGATCGTTTGATAAAATC
This genomic window from Helicobacter pylori contains:
- a CDS encoding DNA-directed RNA polymerase subunit omega gives rise to the protein MKKERTESLVAQALKNIGNDRYMLDNLVFARVKQLNAGAKTLVNMDPKRHKLVDIAIREIAEGKIDIDRIDERN
- a CDS encoding RelA/SpoT family protein, with product MNEIDKSVDIGFLRILDVIKKVTTPKGGIEILRTLIDFTPKIENALNLATKSHKGQYRKSGEPYIVHPICVASLVAFCGGDEAMVCAALLHDVVEDTPCKIETIEQEFGQDVANLVDALTKITEIRKEELGVSAQDPRMVVSALTFRKILISAIQDPRALVVKISDRLHNMLTLDALPHDKQVRISKETLAVYAPIASRLGMSSIKNELEDKSFYYIYPEEYKNIKEYLHKNKQSLLLKLNAFASKLEKKLFDSGFSHSDFKLVTRVKRPYSIYLKMQRKGAVNIDEILDLLAIRILLKNPIDCYKVLGIIHLNFKPIVSRFKDYIALPKENGYKTIHTTIFDESSVYEVQIRTFDMHMGAEYGNSAHWKYKAGGVDNEDHHEGMRWLQNFKYHDSDLKNDPKEFYELAKNDLYREDIVVFSPHGDTYTLPVGAIALDFAYMVHSDLGDKATDAYINSKKALLNQELRSGDVVKIVKGDKVIPRFIWMDQLKTSKAKNHLRIQRRNRLKEIDTKSMINILATFFGRSVFEDVDLKDYKNFEEKLTDCGVETTLTEAMKSFENLAKLTEEIENKVFSLKEDAILEYQEMSLWTRGLRYLGFKTNVLNFLTPNRQWQCKELEHFSVCSSNALEIKQVLLNDCCYPKYGDEIIAIVTDLKDPKAIAHHKFCKKAMAEVDAKVPMVYIEWHKRDRTIYKMMFYLGEKKSVLASLLTFLNRNECNIVGVSYLGYKDKYSSHCEVSFEIATDKADWIRALINRKYQDRIVELSSLDDAYEL
- a CDS encoding MqnA/MqnD/SBP family protein; amino-acid sequence: MRFGKIDYLNMLPFDVFIKSYPTPCYFKQFLRLKKTYPSKLNESFLFRRIDAGFISSIAGYSFALHPHSLGIVAYKEVLSVLVVDTKKNAFDKESASSNALSQALGLKGEVLIGNKALQFYYSNPKKDFIDLAALWYEKKRLPFVFGRLCYYQNKDFYKRLSLAFKHKKTKIPYYILKEAALKTNLKRQDILNYLQKIYYTLGKKEQSGLKAFYRELLFKRIQKPKRF
- the pyrH gene encoding UMP kinase, which produces MQAKIKNKRVLVKFSGEALAGDNQFGIDIHVLDHIAKEIKSLVENAIEVGIVIGGGNIIRGVSAAQGGIIRRTSGDYMGMLATVINAVAMQEALEHIGLDTRVQSAIEIKEICESYIYRKAIRHLEKGRVVIFGAGTGNPFFTTDTAATLRAIEIGSDLIIKATKVDGIYDKDPNKFKDAKKLDTLSYNDALIGDIEVMDDTAISLAKDNKLPIVVCNMFKKGNLLQVIKHQQGVFSMVK